CTTTGACAGCTTACTTCTCTCAAGTCCTCCAGAACCGGCATCCCAGGTAGCACCTCCAAGGTTGTAATACTTAAACCCAGAATTACGGTACTTCTCAATCAGTTTACAGTCCGCAAAAGCCGGCATTCCTAGTTCGTATGCCACCTCATCCGAACCAACTAACAGGTTGAACACCTTGCCATCCCGTTCAATATTGAACAGCACACAATGCATACTATCGTCACCTGTTGTTGTGCAGAAATAAAGACGTCCCAACTTGTTTTCCAACAAGTTCAGGACGGTCTGCTTCCCAAGCCTGGGTAAATAATAAGGGTTGTATTCTGTTCCATATTTGGATTTGCGTTTCTCAAGAGTGCTGTTAAGCAGTTCATGAAGGCGGTCCGCCAGCAGGCGGTCCGCACTCTCCTCTAATATGGCTCCGTTCTTCTCAGCTTTCTTTACGTTACGTTTCAGATTCTGGCTGAATTTTATATCACCATGTTCAGGACGCAGGTTTACCACATACTCGCAGCGACTATTTGAATACAATCCTTTTACATTAGCCTCAAGGCTAAATTGCTGATCGTACGATGCTACAATAAGCCTCATACAGCCCTTACTTCGGACAAAGTCCAACAAAGCCCAGAGGCTTTTATTGAGCAGCTCCCCATCTTCATTTTGTAGAGCAGGATATGCATAAAATAACATGTCTCTACCCAAAAGAGGCTTTGGTTTTGTAATCAGCCCTGAAATTTTAGCAATGATCTCGTCCCCCTCTTTCAAATCTATGAAAATGGGCCTATCACCTTCTTCGGCGACTGCCTGCACCCATTCAGGTGAAATAAAAAGACTATAGTGGAAGCGGTCAAGCCCAGTCTTCCACTCAGCAGACTCAACCTCAAAGACTGTAATACTTTTGGAACTCAACTTATAAGCTATTTTGTAAATGAAAAGAATTTTATAAAACTTCTAATCCTTTTCAGAAACTTATTATTAGGAAGTTTCTTGCTGAGTTTTATAAATGGATTTAGCAGATTATGCGGATATGAAAGGAAATATGAATAATAGCCATACCTGACTGTTTCCCTGCCGCTTTGAGATTCCTTGTACTTCTTCAGTCCCTTACCCCCCTCCTCGTCAAGGGGTACTGATCCGATATTATAGTACTTGGCTTTCTCCTCCATCGCCTTATCTGAGATATTCATATCAATAAAGGATGGAATCCCTTTGCTATAGGCTTCATTGTCCGAGCCCATCAACAAACCAAATATCTTACCATCATACTCAAGGTTAAATTGTACACTATGAATCACACCATCAATCTCAGCATAATGCATAACCCCGATACCGGCATCAAGCAATTTAGTCAGTGCATCCTTGTCAAGGTTAAGGAGGTACATCGGATCATAGTCCTTACCGTATTTATCCTTACGTGTAAGCCGTGTATTGTCAAGCAATGCAAATAGCTTGTCAAGTATTTCTGGTGATTTTGACGTATGATACACAGCACCTGCCTTCCTGGCCTTCTTGGCATTTTGCTTGAAACCATAAGAAAACTTCACCCTGTCCTGATGCTCATCATAATAAACCACATATTCAGGAACACGAGTATGAAAGAAGCCCTTAACCTCTACAAGATCATGCACTTTACGTTCATAAGGACGAAAATGCAAACGGGCATAACCCTTGCTTTTTGCATAATCCCGCACCTGCAGCAAGGTACTTTTAAATACTTCAGGAGACCATTCTTTATAGTCAGGACCACCATTAAAATATAGATGTGTTCCTGTTCGCTTGCCCTGGTTAATAGCTAAACCACAAAGCTTACCTACCACCTCCTCATTTCTAAGTATGTGGAAATAGATATCTTTAGTATACTCGTTTGTAAGTGAGCTAATCCACTGCCAGGTATTAAACAACCCGACATTAAAATCATCCATATTTTCTTTGTAGGCCTCAATTGTGACCTCCTGAATCTTTATGCCAAGAGCTTCCATTGTTTAGTTTTGAATTGTGTTTAAACTCGATGCAAGTTAAAAGGATGTGCCATGCAATTCCATTTTTTTACACTATCGGCACTTTTTTCTTTACAAGCAGCCCTAATTACCGGGTATAATATCTGAAAAGAGTATTCTGAAAACTGTTGTCTCCCTTACCGAAGAATTTATGCACCTTCGGAACTGGCTAGAGCACCTGTTTCGACAAGACCTTGTAAATTCAGCCAGTTGAAGGACGCATCAATATTTGCTCCCAGAAATTGCTTGTGAACCATCAGGTGTTTGAATCCTAACTTAATAGCAATATCCATTGTACCATTATCAATACGTGAATGGGAAACAATGGATGTATAACCTTTGCGCTTAGGGCCAAATATGATATCAAGCAATAGCCTTAAAGTAAGCCAGCCTTGTCTCTCTTCAGGGACAACCGAAATGTTCTCAATATAGAATGTAGTAAAACGCAAATACTCAGGGTGTAAACCAATTTCAAGTCCATAGTCAAATGGGTCAAAGAACTCCAGATCCATCCCTAACGAATAGGCAATCGGCTTTCCATCCCGAAAGTACAAATAGCACACTGGTTCTCTAAAGCCCTTTACCCTAAACCTATACAGCAAGCGTCCCTCACTTCCTCTAAAATCCTCAGGAAATGATTTGACTTCCACTTCCATCAAATCTTTAATATACCTATCTACATTCTCAGAGGTAACAATAACTATATCATATATCCCGGATGCTTTATCCTGGCTGATCTTATAACGCTTGCACAACGAATTGAAGTTCTCTTGATCAGGTTGAACAGACTTAAAATCCATGCGATACTTCTTCCTACCAATTGTCAGGACTTTAAATAAGGGAATCCGTATACCACGTCTGGCAGCTCCCAACTCAATTTGCCTCCATACTCGCCTGCACAAACGAACAAGCTTCTTTACAATTGTAATTATTTTCATAGGAAAGAACTATAAACAGGACTTATTTACCTCAGTTAACATAAATAGGAGCAAGAAGTATTTGACAATTTATGCAAAACTCCATCAAGCACACGAATCTTTACACAAAGTGCTCTAAAAAATTGACAAAACCATGAGCAAAAAGCAATTGAAGGATTCTGAATACATCTATGCCTAACACACCTTTCAAACAAATATCAAAACACCCCAAACATCATATTATGTTAAACTTCCATTCGTCAATTTATTCTTAGTATGTATGGAGTATTGCCGCCATTACATAAAAAAGACAGCGTACTCCTAATTATTATATACTATATTGCATTTATGTAAATTATCTAAACCATAACCATGACACTATCAGTTATTTACCATAGGTTAGCATTAGTAACAGTAATTTGCTTTACGCTCTTCCTGTTTAAAGGAGCTGATGTATATTCTGAGTCGTTAATGGAATCCGAATTCTCTACAGCAGCTTCGTCAGACGATATTATCCAGCCTGATACTATAATTGATGTGACTTACTACCATATTGATATAGATATTGACATAGAAGACGAAAGTATCAGCTCGACAGTAAGAATAGATTTCAAAAGAACAGAGGTTGGTATTAATGAGGTTCGCTTCAACCTCCGAAGGGAATTTAATATAACTGCTGTTGGGTTACACGCTACGGACTTCATTCGCGACCAGGATTTTGTGATACTAACGATAGATGAATCAGTTCCCGACGATGATATTGTCAGTGTAAGCATTAGCTATGAAGGTCAACCCCCTCTTGCAACAGGGAGTGCGATTGCCAAAGGATTTAGGTTTGATACAAATCTGGATGGAGCTCCTGCAATTGCAACGTACTGCACTCCTTATTTAGCTCACTATTGGTTTCCCTGTAAGGATGGTCCGACAGATAAAGCTGACAGTATCAAAGTTGATATTACAATTCCCCAGGAGACATACAACGGTGAAACACTTAAGGGAGTATCAAATGGAGTGCTGGTCAACCATGTCGTTGCAGATGGTATGGAAACATTTTATTGGAAGCACAATTATCCAATAACACCCTATTATATACTGGTAGCAGTATCAAATTACACTATTATTGAAGACATTTATACAGATCCAGATGAGTCATTTGAACTTACATACTATGTATTTCCCAATAATGCAGAAGCAACAGATGTAGCTTATTTACCAAATGTAATCAAGGCATATAAGAATTTCTTTGGTTCCTATCCATTCAAAGACGAGGGATTCGGATTTACCCAGGTAGCACAAAACTGGTCAATCGAGACCCAAAGCAATCCCATTGTCGGAGGAATGTCTTTAGGCTGGCAAAAAACTTTGTTTCACGAATTATCCCACAGCTGGTTTGGCAATTCTGTAACAAATCAGTCATGGAACGATGTGTGGCTTAATGAGGGTTTTGCAACGTATGCAACCGCACTATATTATGAATATGCAGTGAACAGAAGCCGCTATCTGCAAGAATTACAAGCTCTCGATGCAAGATTCAATGCCACAAGAAACTTAATTCTTGAAGATGACACAGACTACGGCAACATTTTCCACAGCATTTATTTTCACAAAGGCGCATGGGTTCTACATATGCTCAGAGGACAACTAGGAGATGCAGTTATGCGGGATCTACTAAAAAGCTATGCAATGAATTTTCAGTATGGCCATGTAACGACTGATGATTTTATTCAGCATTGTGAGACAGTGAGTGGAATGGAGTTAGGGTGGTTCTTTGATCAGTGGGTATATGACATCGGGTATCCGGAGTACCAGTATGACTTTTATTCAGATCTCACCAACTCGAAGGGCGGAATTATTCTCTCACAAGTTCAGTCAGATACAAACCCTGGTTGGAGAGAAGTATTTGAAATGGACATTGAACTAAAGATATACTTTGAGGATGGGACTTCTACAATCCAAAAAGTTCGCAACAATCTTAAAAATCAAACCTTTGAGTTTGATTTTGACAAGAAGATTGTAAAGGTGGAAGTTGACCCGAATATGTGGATACTGAGGGGAGATGCAATCAGCCACAAAAAGGAGCTTATCAGCTTTGAAATTCCGGAACAGGTTAACAGTGTTATAGATCGTGATGCTAAAACAATCACAGTGACTATGCCCAATGGTACTGATCTAAGTGCATTAGTTCCGGAAATAAGCATAATTGACGACAATGCGTCTATTAGTCCGGCATCAGGTGTGGAAACAGACTTTTCCGGCGGAGCAGTGGAATACGTGTTAAGCTCGGAAAGTGGACTTACAGAGACCTGGATGGTAACAGTTATTCTTGACACATCTACCGGGATACCTCAGGTTGGAACCGACAATAGCATAGTATATCCCAACCCAAATAAAGGTCAGTTTAGGCTTGTTTCAGAGGCCCCTATTGACAAGGTGGAAGTCTTCACTATTAACGGAAGTTTGGTTAAAACATTACTATATAACGGCAATAATGAAGTATCAATAGACCTTAGCTCAGGTGGCAAGGGGGTATATTTTGTAAAAGTATATACAGCAGCAGGAAACAATGCAACTCATAAGGTTGTTGTTACAGATTAAAACAGCTATAGTATCAATGTATTCAGGAGCAAGATATATTGCAGGGAGTAATATACTGAGATTACTGATTGTTGGCCTATTCTTGTTCTCAGCAGGATTTGCCAGGGCTCAGGAAGTAATCAGGCACAGCCATGACGAACACGAGACTCTGCCCTTTGCCACCCTAAAAGCGGCCACCGACTACCTGCAACCCGACGACAGGATAGATATATTGTTCTATCATATTAGCATTGAACCAATCATTGCTGGTGAGAATGCGAATAGCATTATAGGCAGCGTCCGCATCCGTTTTAGACCAGTGCAGAATAACGTAGACACAGTCAGGTTTAACCTCAGGGATAATTTTACGATTAGTTCATTAAAGCATTTCGAATCAGAAATTAATATAGCATATAGCCATAGTAATCACATAATCACTCTATACTTTCAGAATTCACTTAATCTGGGAGACACCACTGAAATTGTCATAAATTATTCAGGCACTCCCGAGACTCCATCAAATGCCCCTAATAAAGGATTTCGCTTTGAAACCCATGGATCTGATATTCCTGTAATTTATACAGCAAATACACCCTACCTTGCTCATTACTGGTATCCTTGCAAAGACGGGCCAAGCGATAAGGCTGACAGTGTCAGGGTGGATATTATAGTACCTAAAAATCAGTATGACAATTATCCTCTTATAGGTGTATCTAATGGTCTAAAAATAGGAGAGGAAGATTTAGGCGTAGATAAGAAAAAATATATCTGGTTGCACAGGTATCCAATTGTTCCATACTATGTTTTGATTGCGATATCTAACTATGAAGAATATATAGTAAACTATGCAAATAACGGGCACGATTTCCCTCTAATCTATTACATGTACCCGGAGGAAAGTGATACCTCAAAAGATGGTGTATCAATAATGCCTAAGGCAATGGATGCATTTATCCATTATTTTGGAGACTATCCATTCAAGTGCGAAAAATATGGAATGACAAGAGTCCCTAATGTAGCAATAGAGAAGCAGACAAATGCAATAATGCGTAGTCTGGCGTCTACTGCACAACCAACAATGGTTCATGAGCTTGCCCATATGTGGTTTGGCAACTCAATTACCAACAAAAGCTGGCAACATATTTGGCTAAATGAGGGCTTTGTAACTTATGCTGAGGCTCTTTGCGCCCGTTATTTGGGTAATGAAACCCACGATGACGAGGTTGCATATGCTAATGCTTTGAATATGTATATAAACTCTATGTTTAATGATACCCAAACCTTATTCAAATCAAATGACGAGGATTATGGAAACCTTTTTGTTAGTTTTTACTATGCCAAAGGAGCTGCAGTACTTCATATGTTACGGGGCTATATAAACAATGACAATGTTTTCTTTCCAATGCTAAAAGCCTATGCACAGGCACCCCAGTTTAAATATGGATACGCAACAACAGAAGATTTCCGGGATTTTGTAGAGATTTATACAGGTCTTGAACTGGACAAATTCTTCCAACAATGGATATATGAGCCTGGTTATATAAAATATGAATACAACTATGAGGTTTTCACACAAGACAACCTTATTGGGATACGAGTTGATCAAGTTCAGGGAGGCGGAATGCCTCAAGTGTTCGAGATGTACCTGGAAATCATGCTTCAATACGAGGATAACACCAGTGAAATAAAAAGGGTTTTCAATAACAAGAGGTCCCAGACCTTTTATTTCGCTATAAATAAGGAGGTTTCAGGCATATTATTGGATCCAAACATTTGGATTTTAAGAGATAATTACAGTAGGAAAGACGGATTGACAGTTCCTAACCCTTCTGTAAGTAGCTGGATAGGTAACGCCTCAAGTGACTGGAACGAATCTAACAACTGGGACAATGGTGTTCCTGTAATGGATGCAGTTGTCAATCAGGCAACTCATCACCCTGTTATTAAGGAGGGAGACGTAGTTTCTGTCAGGAAACTAATACTTGAACCAGGTGCCATTATAGAGCAAACAGGTGGATCTCTTACAATTAGTGATAGTCTGGTGATAAAATCAGGACCCAGCTTAAATTCCACCTTCCTTAAAACCGCAGGTGCACTTAATATTCCTATAAATCAGGTTAAGGTAACACAACATATTTCCTCTCCTGACAAAAGTTATATGGTTAGTGTCCCCGTTTCAGGTGCCACTCGTGGTAGTAGCGGAATTACAAATAATGTATTCCGCTATAGTAATCCGACAAACTTGTATGTGGCTCTACAAAATACAGACGAATTTATCCCGGGAATCGGATACTTCCTTAGATCTGATAACAATGTAGTCTTCAGTGGAAACCTCAACCTGGATACCTATACTATTGAACTTGTACGAAGTAGCAAAGGTAAAGGTTGGAATCTTGTTGGTAATCCCTATACCCATGCTATAAACTGGAATGTTATTGATAAGCATAATATCGACAATAGTTTCTGGGTTTACCTTAACGACCAGTCGAAATATGGTGTTTACAATGGTTCCAACGGACTAGCCGTTACGCTTACAGGATCAAATGCACATATAATTCCTGCACATCATGCCTTCTGGGTTAGGGTAACACAAGGACAAACTGGAGGAACAATCACATTTAAACCTGATAACAGAGAAATTAGCAACAACAGCTATCTTAAATCTGAGGCAGGTCCTCTCTTCCCATATCTCAAACTGGCTGCCGACTATAACGGTAACAGGGATGAAATGGCTGTTGCATTGGTACCTGAAGATATTTACGATAGCAATATCCATACAAGCAGCGAAAAGTTCTTTAGCAATAATGCGGCGTACAGTGAGATTTATTCTATAAGGGATAATATTAGTTGGGCAATTAAAAGCTTGCCTCAGACTCAGACTATAGAGTTGCCTATAGGTTTGTCACTTGCTGCTCCTGGAACAGTAGAAATCAGCATGCATGAAGCTGAACTTCCAGAAAACACAACGGTAGTCCTGATTGACAAAGAGCTATTTGAATATGCAAACCTTTCTTCAGGTGAACACTATATGGCTACATTTGAAAATGCCGGAAAGCATGAGCATCGCTTTGAATTGATTATTACAAAAAGCGAATCTACGTCAGTTGGGGAACTTCCAATCATTGACCAAGGTTCAGACAGAGTATCAGTTCACACTATAGATAATAAGATAAGCATACTTGTTAAGGACCTGAACAATCCTCACTACGAACTCTTTGATATCTCAGGAAGACTTATCAGGGAAGGCAAGCTCAACAACAATAGCCTTAACACCCTAAATCTAAACCAAAAAGGAGTATATATCCTTCACATTTCGGGAGCTGAAGGCAGCTTTTCCTTTAAAGTTGTATTATAGAGCTGACAACGATGAAACTGCAATACTTCCCTCCTCTTATTAGTGAGATTAAATTCGATTGGAATATTTCGCTAAACGGTGGTTCCCCTGGAGAAGAAAGCCCACCAAATCCACCACAATTTTCTCAATCTGCTCCGCAACAACAATCATCATACCCATTTAAATCCAGCCCATTTGAGGATGATCCTCTAAAGGACTGGAACAAGTAAACACACATTTCTACCAACTATCACTCTTGGGGTACCTCTCCACTTACAACAAAGGCATTATTCACACCAATCCCAATCCATAAACCGATTCCACCCTCAATATTGCTTTTGATACCGGAATCATTAAAGCGGAAAGGATTATCATTAGAGCCCCAGTCATCAAAGAGGGAATTAATAATCTCATGTGATATAGAATCAACAGTACCAGGTACTATCAACACCCGATCCCTGTGATCATAATGCAATGGCGGATACTCTTTATAGAAATTATCATAGTTTGAACCGGCACTAATCCTCCTCTCCTTTACTCTATATACACTAATCCATCCAAACTCATTACCAGCATCCAGCCTTATACTTCCCTCCCTTACAGGATGCAGGTTCTCATCAGCAAAGACGCTCTGGACTCGTGTGTAAACATACTGGACTGCATCAGGTCTCAAGGATATCATATATTCCGGATATCCGGTGCTGTCAGTTACATAAGTAAATCGTGTATTCCATATAATGGGCGGCTGAGGAATTGTAGTACTAGCATAAACCTTTCTACCTGCCACCTCAATTTCCAGAGAGTACTCAACCCCCACCATCCCCCTGATATTCACAGATCGATATACAAATGGTGGAAAAAAGCTGTCCCGCATAAACAATGTAAGCACCTCTTCTTCTCCCAGTGAACTCCTCAATATTACCTTAGCCTGATTCAGAAAACTCTTCCTGATGGAAACCGAATCATATTCATCCAAAAACGGAGTGCTCATCGTCAAAAAAACCTGAGCATATCGTCCATTTTCTATAAATCCATCCACTACTACCTTCCTATTATAAGGTTGCGGTTCTATCTCCACCTCCTTGACACAGGATGACAAAAGACACGCTGCTAGAAATATACCCACGAGGTATAGCATCTTCTTGTTTCCTGCACTCCAACCAGTGTATGATATACACGACATAATCCTATTATTAAAATTTGACTCTCCATCCGATTGATGGTAGTAAAGGGAAAAGTGATACCTGCTGAGCCGAAATCTTCACATCGTATGCATCCCTGCCCTGTGTTACCTTATAAAACAAAAAGTAGGGATTAGCCCTGTCGTATACGTTTATTACCGAGAAATCAAGTTCTGATGCCTTAAAAACCTTTGTCTGCAACCGGTAGGTTGCAGATATATCCAGTCTGTGGTAGGGAGGCATTCTGAAACTGTTATATCCATCATAATCATTCATAATAGTTCCCATCACCCACATTCTTCCTGCAGGCAGATTCAAGCAATTACCGGTAGCATAAATAAAGGATGCCGAGGTACTCCATCTGTCATTGATTTTGTACTCACCCACCAAAGCCAGATTATGTCTGCGGTCAAACTTGTCAGAGAACCAGTGACCATTGTTTATCTCATCATATTGCCTTTCGGAACGAAGCAAGGTATATGCCAGATCCCAGGTAAACCTCCCAATTGTCTTACGGGCCATAAACTCGGCTCCTGCCACTCTACCTCTACCTACAATAAACCGTTCCTCGAAAATCTCTCTATCATCTTCTATATCCCCCATTGTATAAAGCACCTGGTTTTCCATGTCTCTTGCAAAAACCTCTATTGACAACTCATATGCCCCTCGTTTTGCAAAGTAAGCCCCCGATACCTGATGCCCAATCTGTGGTTTTAGAAAGGGGCTTGACATAAGCCAGATATCATTTGGCAATGGAAGCGACGCTATACTTGCCAGATGTATTGTTTGTGCCTGACGGGAAAATGCAGCTTTAAAGTGACTGTTTATACCAGTCTTCCATCTAAGAGCTGCCGAAACTGATAGTAATAATCTGCGTCTGTTTTTTTTCCAGGTGTTTATATCAAAAGGGCCTTCATCGTTAAAACTGTCTGACCATCCAAGGGTATTATAATTGTGAAGCCTCACTCCGCCAGACAAATCCAGTCTGGGCCTTATTGAAATTCCCCCTTCAAGATAGTAGTCAGTCTGACGACTATTATAAGTATGATAAAAAGAAGCACGCTCGCCAGATACTAGCAGATCCATATCCTGAGGAAGTGTTTGGTATTCACTATGCCTCATACCTAACATAAGTGATGATATCTGTCCCTTGATCTCCATCTCAGCAAAGGCACTATACCTGTCAAAATGATTTCTGAGATTAATATATCCTTCTCCAAAGTACCCGTCAAACTCAGAATAAGATCCTGTATATGATAATCCCAGCTTGTAATCAAGCCATAGCATCGGTTTGTGTTCCCAGGCCAATAGTGCTGCCCTATTTCCAAAGTCGGATCCCATATCAGTATCTTTATTATCCTCATCAATGGCAAAGTGATCGCCCGATAGAAACCAGCCTGCAGACAAGCGTGCATTCTCAATAGGGCTGTAGACAAGGAGTCCATTCAAATCATAGAAGGTACTGAAAGTTGACCCAAAATAATTGTCTTCATCTGGAATGATCAGTTTGGACAGTCCCCGGTATAATTCCACAAAACTACGCCTTACCCCAAGGGTGATTCCCAGTTTTCTATCCTCTGTCCTGCTAATATGGCCCAAGCCGGAGGAAAATGTTCCAAGAGACAGATTGGTTCCGGCATGACTTCTCAAAGGATCAGCTGAGCTGACCAGTATGAGAGATGACAGCCTTTCGCTGTAGGTGATTGGAGTATGACCTTTGTATAGATCCACACCGGCAAGGGTATTAGGATTAAAGACAGAATAAAGCCCCATCATATGCAAGGGATTCATCAATTCCATTCCATCAAGCACTATCATATTCTGTCCCGGGGCACCTCCTCGAACAAAGACATCACTAATGCCTTCTCCAGTACTTTGTACACCTGCCTGCACTTGAAGACTCCTGACAACATCACTTTCACCCATAAACGAAGGAAGCCTTACAACATCCTCTGCGTCTATAGTAATTTTCCCGGGCATTACAGACTTAGATTGACCGGCATTACCCGTGATTACCACCTCCTCAACAGTCATCGACGAAGGCAATAGTCTTACAACTAAATCATCCGGAAGTTCTATGCTAAATATCAGAGATCTGTTATAATAGGCCAAATGGCTGAACTCAATAATATCTCCATATTGAAGACCGCAAAGCTCGAAATACCCTGCACTGTCAGTGAGGACCCCTGTCTCCCATCCTGTTATCAATACATACACATTATCCAGCCCAACACCCGTCTGCCCATCACACACCATGCCCCTTAGGCAATGGCCCTGTCCGAAAGACTGCATAGATGTAGTAAATAAAAAGGCAGTCAGCAGAAACACTACTTTAACCGAAAAAATAGCTGACACTGGAGACATAAAAAAGATTGGGTTTGTTTTCACAAGCCCAATCTACAAACTTTCACTATTTTATTCTCATCTTATACCTCTAAACTTGTTCTCTAGCTCTGCAAAGAACTCATTTACCTCTGTAACCAG
The genomic region above belongs to Xiashengella succiniciproducens and contains:
- a CDS encoding TonB-dependent receptor, with the translated sequence MSPVSAIFSVKVVFLLTAFLFTTSMQSFGQGHCLRGMVCDGQTGVGLDNVYVLITGWETGVLTDSAGYFELCGLQYGDIIEFSHLAYYNRSLIFSIELPDDLVVRLLPSSMTVEEVVITGNAGQSKSVMPGKITIDAEDVVRLPSFMGESDVVRSLQVQAGVQSTGEGISDVFVRGGAPGQNMIVLDGMELMNPLHMMGLYSVFNPNTLAGVDLYKGHTPITYSERLSSLILVSSADPLRSHAGTNLSLGTFSSGLGHISRTEDRKLGITLGVRRSFVELYRGLSKLIIPDEDNYFGSTFSTFYDLNGLLVYSPIENARLSAGWFLSGDHFAIDEDNKDTDMGSDFGNRAALLAWEHKPMLWLDYKLGLSYTGSYSEFDGYFGEGYINLRNHFDRYSAFAEMEIKGQISSLMLGMRHSEYQTLPQDMDLLVSGERASFYHTYNSRQTDYYLEGGISIRPRLDLSGGVRLHNYNTLGWSDSFNDEGPFDINTWKKNRRRLLLSVSAALRWKTGINSHFKAAFSRQAQTIHLASIASLPLPNDIWLMSSPFLKPQIGHQVSGAYFAKRGAYELSIEVFARDMENQVLYTMGDIEDDREIFEERFIVGRGRVAGAEFMARKTIGRFTWDLAYTLLRSERQYDEINNGHWFSDKFDRRHNLALVGEYKINDRWSTSASFIYATGNCLNLPAGRMWVMGTIMNDYDGYNSFRMPPYHRLDISATYRLQTKVFKASELDFSVINVYDRANPYFLFYKVTQGRDAYDVKISAQQVSLFPLLPSIGWRVKF